In Candidatus Falkowbacteria bacterium, a genomic segment contains:
- a CDS encoding 50S ribosomal protein L25 yields the protein MTQAINLGAALRQGILADKKDFIPAVIYGSGVENMSLNLARPEFETVFSKSGESGLISLKIDNGQEYPVIVKDIQMDPIKQRIIHVDFFKVNMDEKVVAEVALEFVGESPAVKSAGGIVVHNFDTLEIECLPSALIQHINVDLSLLAEIGDSITLADIVLPEGVVFTHDLDEMVVHVIEPKKSVADAAADAAIEATADANAAGSSEPATKDAPKTEEKK from the coding sequence ATGACACAAGCAATTAATTTAGGAGCTGCTCTTCGTCAAGGGATTCTAGCAGATAAAAAAGATTTTATTCCGGCTGTAATTTACGGTTCTGGAGTTGAAAATATGTCTTTAAATCTAGCCCGACCTGAATTTGAAACAGTTTTTTCTAAAAGTGGTGAATCAGGTTTAATTTCTCTTAAGATTGATAATGGCCAAGAGTATCCGGTTATTGTAAAAGATATTCAAATGGATCCAATCAAGCAACGTATTATTCATGTTGATTTTTTTAAGGTTAATATGGATGAGAAAGTTGTTGCCGAAGTTGCCTTGGAATTTGTTGGAGAATCTCCAGCCGTGAAATCAGCTGGTGGTATTGTGGTTCACAATTTTGATACTCTGGAAATTGAATGTTTACCAAGCGCTTTAATCCAACATATTAATGTTGATCTTTCTCTCTTGGCAGAAATTGGTGACTCGATTACTCTTGCAGATATTGTGCTACCAGAAGGCGTAGTATTCACACACGATCTTGATGAAATGGTAGTTCATGTTATTGAACCAAAGAAATCCGTTGCTGATGCAGCTGCTGATGCTGCTATTGAAGCTACGGCTGACGCCAATGCAGCTGGATCTTCTGAACCAGCGACGAAAGATGCACCCAAAACAGAGGAAAAGAAATAA
- a CDS encoding rod shape-determining protein RodA: MLKKLFFLFKQIDWFLLGPIIVLVCFSLVEIYSISLGQTGADLVFFRKQVAFVIVGIILYLVLSAFDFHHFFSYSNYLYIGGILLLVLVLIFGETINGTRGWFYIFGFGLQPVELVKIILIISLARYFSKESVTIRPLRHFIISAATMAFCAVLVLLQPDFGSAALLFAIWLVFVAGVGFEKKYLLFIGIGLVIVFALAWQFVFKDYQRDRLLSFLQPSATSTHYNVRQAIIAVGAGGLYGRGLGFGSQSQLKFLPEANTDFIFAVIAEELGLIGVLMVIGCFALILYRLILYLPHIRNYFGSLIIIGGVGLIFIEMFINIGMNIGILPVVGIPLPFVSYGGSALLAHMGLAGIMQNIISRSAAKR, from the coding sequence ATGCTCAAAAAGTTATTTTTTTTATTTAAACAGATTGATTGGTTCCTCTTGGGACCAATTATTGTCTTGGTCTGTTTTAGTTTAGTAGAAATTTATAGTATTAGCCTTGGCCAAACTGGTGCTGATTTAGTTTTTTTTCGAAAACAAGTTGCCTTTGTAATTGTGGGGATTATTTTATACTTAGTGTTATCGGCTTTTGATTTCCATCATTTTTTTAGCTATTCAAATTATTTATATATCGGAGGAATACTACTGCTAGTATTGGTCTTAATTTTTGGAGAAACTATAAACGGTACCAGAGGTTGGTTTTATATATTTGGCTTTGGATTACAACCAGTTGAGTTAGTTAAAATTATTTTAATTATTTCTTTGGCTCGATATTTTTCAAAAGAATCAGTTACTATTAGACCCCTTCGACATTTTATTATAAGTGCGGCAACAATGGCTTTTTGTGCTGTATTAGTTTTACTTCAACCAGATTTTGGTTCAGCTGCTTTGCTGTTTGCAATTTGGCTGGTTTTTGTGGCTGGAGTTGGTTTTGAAAAAAAGTATTTATTATTTATTGGGATTGGTTTAGTAATAGTTTTTGCGCTTGCCTGGCAATTTGTCTTTAAAGATTATCAACGGGATCGCCTATTAAGCTTTTTACAACCCTCCGCTACCTCAACACATTATAATGTCCGACAAGCGATTATTGCTGTTGGAGCTGGTGGGCTGTATGGTCGCGGACTTGGTTTTGGCTCTCAATCGCAGCTAAAGTTTTTGCCAGAAGCAAATACTGATTTCATTTTTGCTGTTATCGCTGAAGAATTAGGTTTAATTGGGGTCTTGATGGTGATTGGATGTTTTGCTTTAATCTTGTATCGTTTAATTTTATATTTACCTCATATACGTAATTATTTTGGTTCTTTAATCATTATTGGTGGGGTGGGCTTGATTTTTATTGAAATGTTTATTAATATTGGTATGAATATAGGCATTTTGCCAGTTGTTGGTATTCCTTTGCCCTTTGTGAGTTATGGAGGTAGTGCTCTCTTAGCTCATATGGGGTTAGCCGGAATTATGCAAAATATTATTAGCCGCTCAGCTGCTAAACGGTAA
- a CDS encoding DUF3160 domain-containing protein encodes MFIDHTRSLAAEETPTVESTPPPKNFKKILIISIFVLVIGGAAWWWFQSNRESSKTSEINSGENPPVVLPTNPVLPSNNSEDDPNGNNSLKNEAVAFGSFYKSFNEPFDQKIKTIDLPLNVKSDVSNYYVVARKINIDSAVSSLNKNGFAIIDNPYTKEADSFFGVYNQLNQQGLPILVTSDFLLYYYQNSLKHMYKEIESSYFYDNLWKVNKQMFEVAYNRFQERQRKLGTGTDSLLEAERLEASYFATSLVLLSPKPIQINSNEDLVDTRKFKPSEAQKYEFVVPSYFAEDVAREVALIQEGKKTIKSPLLLYSKDYTDFKVPEEYSSSAKLRNFYLASRWQSTLFPLNYKDENCPNCLLDKDDWTINQTAAFLMSEDMSMNQSIKNEWAKVYKVMSYFLGLRSGLTYLHYQAVRQETFKDKSIEDIFTTEAFANLVTLQTKLKSIPFKLSEGAYNSEDSQERSLIGMRLLQTTYWPDQYIYKQLTYEPVGGHNRSKNSLGKQNSYFTSCYNGKKNLLYRCQGIGFDILGTVTNETPVSGFIKDNIDYSQYDDQRAKLIEEFSAYNQGEWYVNNFWTNLSIIKQYVNEKIPRLAYRETIPWKDRQITSALAGLSSLQLSSDEWEINRVSPGKNLVTTSGDSKFHFIEAQNSLNDELVANTSMLQKALSELGVIQDTDAQFKDLLDKLKMIREITRQELKGEKLSTNNHQFIVDLVSQYSVRKQGSRVVSTRFTSPDKKETTSIRQTVGPLKLLLVIYEENGQKILVVGPVMSYKEE; translated from the coding sequence ATGTTTATTGATCATACTAGATCATTAGCGGCTGAAGAAACTCCAACTGTTGAGTCAACACCGCCCCCAAAGAATTTTAAGAAAATACTCATTATTAGTATTTTTGTTTTGGTTATAGGTGGTGCAGCCTGGTGGTGGTTTCAATCAAATCGTGAATCAAGCAAAACTTCAGAAATAAATTCCGGGGAAAACCCACCAGTTGTCTTGCCAACAAACCCAGTGTTGCCATCAAATAATTCTGAAGATGATCCAAATGGAAATAATAGTTTAAAAAATGAAGCTGTTGCTTTTGGCTCTTTTTATAAGAGTTTTAATGAGCCATTTGATCAAAAAATTAAAACGATAGATTTACCCCTTAATGTTAAATCTGATGTTTCAAATTATTATGTAGTAGCTCGAAAAATAAACATTGATAGTGCTGTTTCTAGTTTAAATAAAAATGGTTTTGCTATTATTGATAATCCTTATACTAAAGAAGCCGATTCTTTTTTTGGAGTCTATAATCAACTTAACCAACAGGGGTTACCAATACTCGTGACTTCAGATTTTCTACTATATTATTATCAGAACTCGCTTAAGCATATGTATAAAGAGATTGAGTCGTCGTATTTTTATGATAATCTCTGGAAAGTTAATAAGCAGATGTTTGAAGTAGCTTATAATCGTTTTCAAGAACGACAACGCAAACTTGGTACTGGGACTGATTCTTTGTTAGAGGCTGAGCGTTTGGAGGCAAGTTACTTTGCTACTTCTTTGGTTTTATTAAGTCCCAAGCCCATTCAAATTAATAGTAATGAAGATTTAGTTGATACTCGTAAATTTAAGCCAAGCGAAGCTCAAAAATATGAATTTGTTGTTCCGTCTTATTTTGCTGAAGATGTGGCTCGTGAAGTTGCCTTAATTCAAGAAGGCAAGAAAACAATTAAATCACCCCTCTTATTGTACTCTAAGGATTACACAGATTTTAAAGTACCAGAGGAATATAGTAGCAGTGCAAAATTAAGAAATTTTTACTTAGCTAGCCGTTGGCAATCCACCTTATTCCCTTTGAATTATAAAGACGAAAATTGTCCCAACTGTCTTTTGGACAAAGATGATTGGACAATTAATCAGACAGCTGCATTTTTAATGAGTGAGGATATGTCAATGAATCAGAGTATTAAGAATGAATGGGCTAAAGTATATAAAGTAATGAGTTATTTCTTGGGTTTACGAAGTGGGCTAACGTATCTTCACTATCAAGCGGTCCGTCAAGAAACTTTCAAGGACAAATCAATTGAGGATATTTTTACTACAGAAGCTTTTGCTAATCTTGTAACCTTACAAACAAAGTTAAAAAGTATTCCTTTTAAATTAAGTGAGGGTGCATATAACAGTGAGGACAGCCAAGAAAGATCATTAATTGGTATGCGGTTATTACAAACAACCTATTGGCCTGATCAGTATATTTATAAACAGCTTACGTATGAACCGGTTGGGGGGCATAATCGTTCTAAAAATAGCCTGGGGAAGCAGAATTCCTATTTTACATCCTGTTATAATGGAAAAAAGAATTTGCTTTATCGATGTCAGGGGATTGGTTTTGATATTTTAGGAACGGTGACAAATGAAACGCCGGTTAGTGGTTTTATAAAAGATAATATTGATTATAGTCAATATGATGATCAACGAGCCAAGCTTATAGAAGAATTTTCAGCGTATAATCAAGGAGAGTGGTATGTAAATAACTTTTGGACAAACTTAAGTATTATTAAACAGTATGTCAATGAAAAAATTCCTAGATTAGCTTATCGAGAAACTATACCTTGGAAAGATCGTCAGATTACTTCAGCTCTGGCTGGGTTAAGTTCACTACAGTTATCTTCAGATGAATGGGAAATTAATCGTGTCAGCCCAGGAAAAAATTTGGTCACTACATCTGGTGATTCAAAGTTCCATTTCATAGAAGCACAGAATAGTCTTAATGATGAATTAGTAGCAAATACCTCAATGCTTCAGAAAGCCTTATCTGAATTAGGAGTTATTCAAGATACGGATGCTCAATTTAAGGATCTACTTGATAAATTAAAAATGATTCGTGAGATTACACGTCAAGAATTAAAAGGTGAAAAATTATCAACTAATAACCATCAGTTTATTGTTGATTTGGTAAGTCAGTATTCAGTACGTAAACAGGGAAGTCGGGTAGTTTCAACCCGTTTCACAAGTCCTGATAAAAAGGAAACAACCAGTATACGACAAACAGTTGGCCCCTTGAAGTTATTGTTAGTTATCTATGAAGAAAATGGTCAAAAGATTCTCGTTGTTGGACCGGTGATGAGTTATAAAGAAGAGTAA